From a single Gadus morhua chromosome 3, gadMor3.0, whole genome shotgun sequence genomic region:
- the pvalb7 gene encoding parvalbumin-7 codes for MAMTDLLKAEDIKKALDAFAVADSFDHRKFFELVGMRAMEADSVNKVFQALDVDASGYIEEEELKFVLKGFSEEGRDLTDAETKKFLDAADKDGDGKIGMDEFQALVHE; via the exons ATGGCCATGACGGATCTGTTGAAAGCGGAGGATATCAAGAAGGCTCTGGATGCCTTTGCAG TGGCGGACTCGTTTGACCACAGGAAGTTCTTTGAGCTGGTGGGGATGCGGGCCATGGAGGCGGACAGCGTGAACAAGGTGTTCCAGGCCCTGGACGTGGACGCCAGCGGCTAtatcgaggaggaggagctgaa GTTCGTCCTGAAGGGGTTCTCCGAAGAGGGCAGGGACCTGACCGACGCGGAGACCAAGAAGTTCCTTGACGCTGCCGACAAGGACGGCGACGGGAAGATCGGCATGGATG AGTTCCAGGCCTTGGTGCACGAGTAG